The DNA region CGATACATGTATAAATGCGAAATGCTTAAAAAAACAAGCCCATCTGTCTTTCAACTATTTATACAGTAGTGGGTCATAGGAGGCCCTATGGCTGGCAGCACTGACTGCGGTACAGTGTGGATGGGCTGCCGGTCTGTTTGGTCTGAAGATTACTGGAGTACCTTCCCACATTAAGAACAAAAAAGATCAATATAAGACATAGCGacagcttctgttcaaactttttttttttttaccttttaaaTATGTTTCCGCTGATTTCGACACCCGGCTGATGTGAACTAGCCTAACAACATCAGAAATAtcgtacagtaataataaatttaataaataagagTGCTTAGGTGAGTACGCCCAGAAAGACCGACAGATAGGGAATAAAACAGCTGGTTGAAAAAACGTCGATCTTCGTCACTACCGAGGTAGCATTACTTCACTTATGCTGTAAGATAGTAGTGTTAGTTAGTGCCTCTAAATTGTCTATATTGTACGTTTgattgtgtgccctgcgatggactggcatcccgaccGGGGTGTAAACCAGCCTCATCTGTCACCAGGACCGTGACCGTGACCCTGACTGCGGTGAAGGACTGGAAAACTTTTGGGGTAGAACATCAGCATTGTGCGAATTTTAATCTCCCAAGGAAACGAGCCGTAAGCTGCTGCCTCCATTTAGCCAAATATAGATGCAACATCTCGATAATTTGCTCCAAGCAATGGCAAAGAATTAAATAAATGCAGCAACCAcccttaaaaaaaacaaaattttatTGTAGTTTTAGGAATACAGTAGACTCCTGTGCACAGCACATACGTagaaaaataaaaggaaacccattttatatatatattagtattCTTACTCTCGTTGTCATTTTTTTCAGAAATAAATGATTGGAGAAGTCTGTTGCTTCCTACTAATTTACAATCGTAGTAACAAATCGGAACTAAGGCAGAAGGTGAGGTATATGTTAACAAAGAGAAGGGGGTCGGAGGAAGCACATCCCCCTCAGTGCAGGAATACGAGACTGATAGCGgacgcacaaacagcacagactGACACTGCACACCTCCTCGCGGGACCCGGAGGGGGGGCAGGCGTACCACCCTCAGCGGCTGCCCTTTTGCCAGAATGTCGTTTCGTATATTTTCATTGGCATCTTAAGATCACCCCGCCCTCCAGTTTGTCACGTTGACGGTGGTGCACAGTACCCCCCCGGCAGTACTCGCACACCAATGAACGCGACGTCGTCAGGTTCACACAATGCTTCTGTTTGCAATGAGGAAAGTGTCCCGCTGTCCGCAAggacaggcaaaaaaaaaccgAAATGAATGTCTACATATGCTACAAATgagtaataaatatataaacaaacaaatacactTTCGACACTACCGCCCCGGACACTGAAGCTCCATAAGAATGAATAGTATCCTTCGGTGTTAGGTTACTTTAAAGCGGAACCTCCCATGTTGAGGCACAGGGAAGATCCAGCATATCACACCCTGACGGGCTGTCTTCACTGACTTCTGACCGTCAGCTTTCCTGCCCTAAACTGTAAACAGTCCGTACAAAAAGCTTCCTTAATTTTGGCGCAGCTCACTTTGAAAACCTCCTTGCAAAAATGAGGAAATTAGTCTTCCTTACCACGTCCCATTTGCCTTTTCATGAACAAAATAGTCCCACTCCTGGACAAAGGACCATTGGCTCAGAAAGGGTTGAAGACCAGCCCTTGTATTCAAGTAGACGGCAGACATTTTGTGGAAAATAAACAAGCATGGCAGAGCCCTTGATGAACTGCACAGTGACTCCTCTCCATCCCACACAGACTGTCACTCAAATTAACATCAGTTCACCTTCACACTCaccaacaaatacagtaactattGCTCTTTTGGCATAATAAAAGCATAttcccaaaaaaataaattaaattaaattaaaactgAATAAAACACACAAGACCGATCTTCATGATCTACAAATTACCAGCCGTTGTTGATATTTTGCAACCAGAAATATGATCTGCTTCGGCAAGTCAAAGAAAAACATCAATCTTATGCTCTGGTTTTCATCATTCcaacattttttacagtgtttttttttttttattattatttgctaaGCAGCCACTTATCTCAAGCACCTTACGATGATTGCATCTATAGATTTTACATATTTTGTAACCCATTTCATTCAGCAAAACATTTCCTGGAGTCAAGTAGTTACATATAACAGCGGTTCCCCAGGTCAAGAGCATCGACTGCAAGTCCTGTGTACAATAGCCTAGTACTCAATATCTTTTAGTAAAGTAACTGAAACGTACTTCGGACCAAGCATTTCGGCTCCAATGTAATGTCGGAAAAGTTGTAAAAGCACATTTCTTTTCCCAACAAATGTTCGTTTTCTTTGGGATAACAAGCTACAAGCGACTTGCCAAACCCAACTTCAACAACTGGCTGAGTCTCCATTACTGAATGCATCTATTTACAgagtggggcgggggggagaCTCAAGTAATCATTTCTATACTGAAAATTACCTAAAGCCTCGATCTCCATTCACATCTCAACCCCGTCCCTGATCACGGATTCAGGCCTGTCACAGGCGCATAAAGGAGCCAATGGAGAAGCTTAGGCAAAGCAAAGGCACCGCATGCTCACACGGCAACGGGGCTGCGCTCAACACCTCTCGGTTACCAGCAGCGGAGGCGGCAGCAGAGCTCTTAAAGGGGCCGGACGGAATATAAAGTTTTGTGAGCATGATGTCATGCAACCTTTCAGGAGGTGGCCGGTTGAGGTAATAAAAAGTATCGATTTCGCCTTTAAAAGCTAAGGATATTAGCCATACCAATGACAGGATGAAGCTTCTACCATTTACGGCAAGCACCCATATAAAGGGGGTGTCAGGTAAAGCCTGCACCCCCTttatataataacaataataaaaatgataagCAGCAAAGTATGGCATATATATAGGTTCTAATACAAAGTTAACTACccaaatatacatatatgaaGACAGAATAGATACCATTAGTTATAGTAGCATtttgcagtcagtgtgtatttgtatgaatgtgtgcatatatatgtacagtaccagtcaaaagtctggacacacctgcttttaatgcatcTGTTTTAGCTGTCAGTCACCTTATGAGGCAACGAAGTAATACATGTCAAAAggttccagatgtagccacctgggatgcttctccaacagccctgaaggagtttccacaagttctgggcactGGTTGGATCCCTTGGTCTTTCTCTTTGactcccaaaccagctctgaaGGGTTTAGGTCGGGGGGctgtgggggccaggtcatctgtcacagcgcTGCATCTCTTTGCTCATTCACAGgataatacaataataataataataattgacacttttattgatccccgtagggaaattgtctttacgcctcccacaacttgctcttttttttcatagaggaagttgtctgtgaagggctgccacctgcgaccttctgattacaggcacacaggcttagcccactgagccacatgctgccccctacagaACTTACATAAGCTCCAGGTGTGCTGAGGGTTGCCATCTTGTCGAAAAACACATCATTTTTGGTAGGTATGTCCAGACTTTAGATTGGCACTGcatgtatacatgtatatatgcaCACAGGCTGGGAAAACATGCACGTGTGCAAATTAGTGAGCTCCTGTGAGCGTAGCTCATATCCGtgggaggaagtgtgtgacCGTCATGGCCGGCGTGGCCCTGTTGCCCCTCTTGACGCGGCCGTGCTTGCTGAGCGCCATGTAGAAGCCCTGGTAGGCCGCAGACTCGTAGGCGTTGTAGTTATTTGGCAGCAGGTTCTCCTTGAATTTGCACTCGTCAGAAAAGGTTGCCTGATGGTTGAGGAGGCACAGTCAGTGACGTGGTGAagtacaggcacacacacacgcacacgcacacacgcacacacacgcacacgcagtaGTCTGCGTACACATGACACCAATTCATTCCCGTCAGTAATGTTTTACGAGGCTATACTTGCACCCAGCTGCGTAGCTAAAGATTTTTGGCcgcctgacaaaatgtcaccttgggctccctcccccgcaccccccccgtTACATTATAATTTTATCATTTTACATTTTCCAGGGCCCCTGAATCTGCTGGGGTGTCCATGCCCCCCATTGTGCCTCTGCTTATGACTCGCCTTTTATGAGCCAAAAAATATCACCCCTTCTCACATCTCCTTCTGATCCACAGCCCCCCATTCAGCAGGTCTATCATGAGTTATGCCCCCCAGTATGATAAGCAGTCGTGTGTCACCGTTTCACCTCCTGACCAAAGGGCCACTGATCTCGAGGTCAAAGCCATAACTGCCGATCAGAGCCGATTCGGCGGCCGCCCTTCCGTCCAGCGGAGGCTGGGCACTCCCCGGAACGCAGCCCCTCCCCCTTCAGACTGCAGAGATTGTTAAATTCACCCACCCATTAGAGCGATCAACTAAAAATCTCatcaaattatatatttaatcgaTGATTTAAGCATAAAAGAAAGTGGGTGATTACAGAGCGATTCTTATTACATTATATAACACTTTCAGTGCATCCAATTTTAATTGAAACATCTGCCCGCTTAAGCACCGGATAGCTTTCGACACCGAAACGCCTGCGTCCACAAATACGCCTGACATAAATTAATTTTCCTTGATAATTTCGGCAGTGAGCAAAAAGGAGCTGCGTCGCTTACATGCGCTTCTTAATGCCCCGGTTGTCTATTCCCGCATAAATCCAGCGTTATGTCGGTTTGACAGGTCCGTATTCACACGCCCAATATGCGCTATTTCCGGTAGAAACGGCGAGATCCCGCAGCATCGCAGCCCTAAGACGCGGTGCACAAGCGGCCAAAAACCGCTGCCAGTAAAATCAGCTTAAAATACCTCTCTAATGCGAAAGGTCAGCGATGAAAACGAAAAACAGCGGAAATCCCCCGGGATGCAGGACTATTAATATTACAAGGGATTCAATCGCCATTATGTCGCTCGCATTTTTCCTAATACCTCCCAATATTGCCTACAAAGAATtcaatgataacaaatgatgccCGTTTTCAGTGAAACTGACCAGTACTAATATTTAACAGCAAATTTCGCACTTACACAATGTTAACACAAAGAACAGGCTTAAAGTGTATGGAAATACgtctatatacacacacacggccGTTTGAATTAATAGCAATGGAACAAATCAAAGTCATGGTTATCTTGGAAGATGACAAAGGTCATTTCTAAAATAACGATCAGGTGCAATGAATCGGATTCGTTTCGTACAATAGAACATGCGTTAGAGCAccgtcacacacagacacacagacagacacacacatatagagtTAAACGCATTACACACAGTCTACAGAATCCCCGATTTCAGAGAGCGCAATAATCTGGCTCTTAGTCTCAGAAAAAGAGATTAAACTGTGCATACCTACCGTTCCGTACAACCTTCCTCTGCCGTTCATTGCGACAAATAGGCCACTGCTGACTCCGTACAAGCTAACGACTCCCCGCTCTACCGTGGAGATTTCTATCAGGGCTGATCAAACAAAACATCATACGTTACACACAGCAAACGACACCAATCACACCGGCACTGTTCAAGTATTACAAGGGAATCAAACGGCGTGCAGTGCGAAGCGCGGGCTGTAACCTTGCAGGACGCCCTTCTGCTGTCACCGTTTTTGTTTTTGCGCGCATTTTTCAGACTTTGCAtctatttcttttatttttaagaatcccccccccctcccccgcaagTGCAGCTTCAGCCGCTCATAACTACCCCTTACTGGGCCGCAGAAGGAGCCGGTGTAAAAATAAGTTGGCATCTATATTCGTCCAAGCATTCATGTAATGTTTGAGGCTAGGAAGACATTTATCACTGATGGATACCTGGTTTTTAATAGATTTGTCTTTGCTTTAAGAGCCACGCAAATGTTGCCTACCCTGCCGATTGAATATCATGCAAAATAACACGGATACAGATGCCACTCAGGTACTAATTACTTGCGGGCACTTATGTGTAGTCTATTGCATTACATTTCTGGATGCAACTCACTGTACTGGTTCTCATTATGTACACCGTTAATCCTGCCGTCTGGAAGGATCTGAAGGTGAAACCCGATGCCCACATTGCAGTACAGCCTCCGCACTCTCTTGATGCCCAGCAAATAGTCACTCTCCCAGTTCAGGTCCGATTTCTCCCCCGAGATTCCCAGAATGGAGTGGGAGAACAGGGTCTCCCATCTTTCCTCCAATATACTTGCATTAGTCCTGCTTGGAATAGGATATGATGACACAACCCCCACTAAGAACCCTAGAACAATCGCAGTCAACGTCCAGTGCGTGCCGGCCTCGTAGGACATACTGATGAGGAGCCTTTGCGCAATGGCCATCCGGTTTACCTTCGGGACACGTGGTCAAAATTAATGGCCCTAAAAATACCACTCTTCTTGTTTTTCGTCCTTCGGCATGCTGGCAGAAGCTTATTTTTGGAAGGCAGATCAGGATTTCGGGCATGAAACGAAAGCCCGGGAGGAGATGAGAAGGAAGCGAGAGCGCGGCAGAGCTTGAGGTGGTGgcggtggtggtgatgatgatcaTGTTTTGCCGCTCGGCGCTTCTCTCGATGGGCAACGCTGGCCGTGGAGAATACCTCTCACCAAAAACCTATCTCACCTTGCCTGGCATCCGCATATTCGTGACATCACTCTGACTTCATCGTAGCTCCGTCAAAACTGAACAGGCGAAGGAAGGAAAGTTACAAGCCGGCAGAGCGGAGCCGAATCGCGGAACTGCAGCGTCAGCtcagctgggagctgggagttgGGCTGAATGCTCTCCGTCCACATGCGAGAAGGGGAGAGATGCGCCTCACTGGGTGCCTTTGAGCGATCCCACAACGTGATGGGCACTTTGGCAGAGTCCAAATTGGGCCGGTGGTCATATGTCTGAGAGGAGGCTTCCTTATTTAGAATAACGGTTTAAAAACAGTGCAGCAGTCACAGCAGAGCAATGGCAATCTTGTGGGACACTTCAACTGCTGCCTTTTTGAGACGTTTATAAAACACAAATTATGGATATTGCAGTGTAATATATCTTTTACTAAACTGGATGGATAATAAAAGCATCGCGCATAACCCGAGATGCTGCGTCCTTTGAGGCTGAATATTGCACCCTTAGCGTACAAAAGACGCACAGAGATATGGGGATTTTCCCTACCTACTATAGCACGGAATAAAACTGTC from Brienomyrus brachyistius isolate T26 chromosome 1, BBRACH_0.4, whole genome shotgun sequence includes:
- the LOC125749740 gene encoding fibroblast growth factor 4B-like, whose amino-acid sequence is MAIAQRLLISMSYEAGTHWTLTAIVLGFLVGVVSSYPIPSRTNASILEERWETLFSHSILGISGEKSDLNWESDYLLGIKRVRRLYCNVGIGFHLQILPDGRINGVHNENQYTLIEISTVERGVVSLYGVSSGLFVAMNGRGRLYGTATFSDECKFKENLLPNNYNAYESAAYQGFYMALSKHGRVKRGNRATPAMTVTHFLPRI